GCTGTTTGACATGATCGTGCGCGTTTGCGCACCTCGGCTCTCCAATCCCTATGCCCAGCGCTACCATTTCTGGAACAACTATGCTCGGTCGCGGCGAGCACGGCAGTTCAATGCGACGCGGCCGGATTGAACCTCGCCTCCGGCGGACAAAGGGAAGGACGGGGCGCCGCCCCATCCCTCCCCAGCAAGCGCAATCGGCACGGCCGAGGCTCCGCGCTGCGCTTGTGCGCCCGCACCCCCCGCACCGATTCCGCTTGCTCCCCTCCCTCTCCCCGCGTTCGCCACGTGGCAGGGGTTCAGGCGAACCTGAACCCCTTTTGAAACCTCAAGACATCTGCCCCGTGTTCGGCGCCCGCGGCGGCGAACATATCAAGGGGACGCCCCGCGTCCCGACGCCTTCCGGCGCGCTATGGGGCGGAGCCGAGGGCAAGGGCGGCGCAGTCCGGGACCGGAGCCACGCACAGCCGGCATGCCGGCGAGCATGGCGAGGACCCACCCCTTGCGCTCGGTGAGCACCGTGGCATTCACGGGCGGCCCGAAATTCACCGAGGCGGCCCGTTCGCCGTCAGTCGCAGCGGATGTACAGCGAGTTGTTGATCTCGACCGACTTCGGACCCTTTACGAGGACGGATATCGATCCGTCCCCGTCACCATCGGCCTCGACGGCCGGCTTGCACTTCATGGGGTCGTCTCAGAAAACGGAAAATAAAGCACGCTAAGCGTGCGTGGAGGCTGGCACCCAGCGGTACAGCGTCGGAATGGACACGCCGAGGTTCTTGGCCACGTCCTTGGGCGGCACCCCGCTGGCCAGCAGCTTCTTGGCCGACTCGATCTTGCTGTCGGTCATCTTCGGCTTGCGGCCGCCTTTGCGGCCGAGCTGCTTGGCGACTTCCAGCCCGGCGCGGGTGCGCTCGACGGTCAGCTCGCGCTCCATTTCGGCAAGGCTCGCCATGACGTGGAAGAAGAACCGCCCGGATGGTGTGCCGGTGTCGATGGAGTCGGTGAGGCTCCTGAACTGGACACCGTGCTTGTGCAGATCGCCGACCAGATCGACCAGTTGCTTGACCGACCGGCCCAGCCGGTCGAGCTTCCAGACGACCAAAGTATCGCCTTCGCGCAGCATTTCGAGCGTCTTGGCCAAGCCAGGCCGGTCTGCCCGCGTGCCACTCACCTTGTCCTCGAAGACCTTTTTACATCCGGCCTTGCTCAAGGCTTCGCGTTGCAGCTCCAGGTTCTGATCCTGCGTCGAGACGCGCGCATAGCCAATCAACATGGCTTGTCTCGCGCCCGGTCGATGCGTTCCTGCATCGCCTGCATCACTTCTTCGTGGGTGTACGATCTGGCGTTGGCGTCGGTGGCTTGCCGCAGGGCTTCCTCAACCTCGCGCGTCATCCGCTCGTAATCCTCCGGCCACAGCGCTTGCTCCATGCGCAGCGACGCCTGACCCAGCAGGTGCAGCAGGCTGAACAGCCGCATGTCGTTGGTGGCGACGATGCGCTCCCGAATCTGCTCCTGAATAGCTTCGCTAGCCCGATGCGCTTGTGGTGTGGCAGTCCCCTCGTAGTCAGCGGGGAATTCCGCTTCCTCGGCAATCCTTGCCCAGGCGCTGGCCAGCGCCTCGATGGTTGACGTGCTCATTTCCGCCGCTCCTGTGCTCTTTGGCGAATCAACCGGCCAAGGGGCCTCGACGCGAAAACCAGCAGCATCACGCCTATCGGATACCAGGTCGAGAAGACCACCAAGGCATCGAAGGCTGGCCGTCCGGTGTTGGTAGGCAGTACGGCGGTCACAGCCATCAACCCGCCGACCGTCCAGATGATGCGCCACACGTAGGGCATCACGCGGGGCACGTAGCCGTCATCGAAAGCGGTCTGGTAGTAGCGGCGCAGGCCGCGCTCGGCAAGCGCCTGGCGCTGCCGCTCCGACAGCGCATCCGTCCGGCCATACCAGCGCCGGAATGGTGGACAGCGCAGCAGCAAAGGGGTGAAGAGGATCATCACCGCCACGATCGCGACACCCCACGCCATGACGGCGCCGGCATCGGGCCGCTTGGCGTTCTCGATCACGGGCGCGAAGACGCCCGGAGCACCGATCATCCAGAACAGCGCAATGTGCTGATGGAAGGAGAGCTTCATTTGCTCATCCACTTGCGCAGCAGGCGCTTTTTCAGGGAGGCGCGTTCTTGCGGGTTGCGTCCCTTGTGATTGGCGATGCGATCCGCCGTGGCGGCCTGGCGCTTGACGGGCCAGTAGGAGCGGCCATCCTTGCCCATCGACCAGACGCTGCTGGCCTGGTTTTCCAGCAGGGGCAGATGGGCGCTCAGGGCTTCGGGCGACGCGCTGGTCAGCGCCGTGCGCTCACGGGTGCGCCAGCGCTGATGCCAGAGCTTCTTGTCCTCGCGCTCGCTGCCGCAGGTCGTGTGCCCGACGATGGGTGTTTTGCGGCGGCTGCGGCTCATAACGTAGTGGTCTCCAAGAACATTCAGGACTGATCCCAGGCGTCGATGGTCAAGACCTGATCGGCAGGACAGGCGGCTACGCGGTCGGGAACTGGATGGTGTTCAGTCTCATGCCGACCCCATTCGATTGATCGCGTCGCTTGCGGCACGCTGCGACGCAAGGAGGTTTGCGACCTGGTTTAGCAGCCGTGTCCGCTGCATGTCTGTTACCTATCTCCCCGACCGCTCATTGGACCAACTCCAGAGATTGGGCTCTATCGCTCAGCCAATACGAAACCGGCATTGGCTGATGCCACAACCGAGACGAACACAAATGGCTCGGTACCTGTATTTCGCGCCCCGTGCACTTGGCCCGGTCTTGCCACGGCTATCTCACCTTCCCTGAGGGCACGAACAATCCCATTGCCCTGAAAGTAATCAGCCATTCCCGACAAAACAGTCCACGTGTCTTGGCCGTGAGGATGAATGTGAGCCGCAATTTCCTGCCCGGGATGGACATGCCAAACCACGATAATTGAGTCTCGGGTTTCAAGCACAACGGAACGAATAGGCTCGCCTTCGGACGGCTGAACATACTCGGCTACAGAAAATATTCTCGATTCAACAGTCATCGGAGATCCCTCTTTCACAGTGCCCCCAGACAGGCTGGATATGAATTCTAACTCGAATTTGAACGGGAGGCTGGTCGTGCGGTCGTGCAGTTGCCGATGAGCGTGTCGGCTGCTGCCTCCTTGCCCACCAGCGAACTCACGTCCGTTGCGGCCATCCAGAAGGTCTTGCCCGAGCGCGGCTCATAGGTCGCGGGATCGAACACGCCAGAGGGGCCGAACATCGGCGGCTTGATTGGTCATGGCTCCATGCCTTTGTCGTTACGGTCTTCATCGTCGGCATCCTGACGCACGGCGGGCAATTGCTGGAGCAACGCCGGCAGCCATTCCTGTACCGTCTCCCACACCACATCGAGGTTGATGTCGAAATAGCCGTGAGCCATGCGATTACGCATATTGCGCATGCTGCGCCACGGCACGTCGGCATGCGCCTGGGTGAACTCGACGTAGCCATCCATCACCTTTGTGGCCGCCTCGCCGATGACGATCAGGCTCATGATGACGGCCTGCTGGGTGCGCTTGTCGGCCAAGAAGTCGTCCTTGGCCATCCCTTCCACGAAGCTGCGCGCATCGGTTGCGGCCTGCTGAATGTGGTCGAGGTAATCGGGCAGGCGGTTCTCGCTCATATCGGTTGCGCCTCCGCGAGCACCTTGGCCCGGAACTTCGGCGGCAGGTCGCCGGGAGTCAGCAGATCGACGTCAACGCCGAGCAGCGATTTCAGTTCTTCTTCCAAATCGCCCAAGTCCAACAACGTGGCACCGGGCAGCGCATCGACCAACAGGTCGAGGTCGCTGCCATCCCGGTCGGTGCCATGCAGCACCGAGCCGAAGACGCGCGGGTTCGCGGCGCGAAAGCGGCCTACCGCTTCACGCACTGCGCTTCGCTTCATGTCAAGCACAACAGACGGTCGCATGCGCATCCTTTCTTATCGAAACTCGTTGAGATGATATGCAATCAAGAATAGAATTTCAAGAACTATTTTCGAGAATCGCAATGCCTTGATTCCCGTGCCGCGCCGGTTGCCTTGGCGGGCTTGTCACAAACCTACGTTTTCAAGAAGAAGGAAACCGCATGCCCCGCCGTTCGATCCTCTCCGCCGCCGAGCGCGAAAGCCTGCTGGCGTTGCCGGACACCAAGGATGAGTTGATCCGTCACTACACGTTCAGCGAAAGCGACCTCTCCATCATCCGGCAGCGGCGCGGCCCGGCCAATCGGCTGGGCTTCGCGGTGCAGCTCTGCTACCTGCGCTTTCCCGGCGTCATCCTTGGCGCTGATGAGCCACCGTTCCCGCCATTGCTGAGACTGGTCGCCAACCAGCTCAAGGTCGGCATCGAAAGCTGGGACGAGTACGGGCAGCGTGAGCAGACCCGACGCGAGCACCTGGTCGAGCTGCAAACGGTGTTCGGCTTCCAGCCGTTCACGATTGGCCACTACCGGCAGGCTGTCCAGTTGCTGACCGAGCTGGCCATGCAAACCGACAAGGGCATCGTGCTGGCCAGAGCCTTGATCGAGCACCTGCGGCGGCAGTCGGTCATTGTGCCCGCCCTCAACGCCGTCGAGCGGGCGAGCGCCGAAGCGATTACCCGCGCCAACCGGCGTCTCTACGACGCCTTGGCTGAGCCGCTGACGGACGTGCATCGCCGTCGCCTCGACGATCTGCTCAAGCGCCGCGACAACGGCAAGACGACGTGGCTGGCCTGGCTGCGGCAATCCCCGGTCAAACCGAACTCGCGGCACATGCTGGAACACATCGAACGCCTCAAGGCGTGGCAGGCGCTCGACCTGCCCTCCGGCATCGAGCGGCTGGTTCACCAGAACCGGCTGCTCAAGATCGCCCGCGAGGGCGGCCAGATGACGCCCGCCGACCTGGCGAAGTTCGAGCCGCAGCGGCGTTACGCGACCCTGGTGGCGCTCGCCATCGAGGGCATGGCCACCGTCACCGACGAAATCATCGACCTGCATGACCGCATCCTGGGCAAGCTGTTCAATGCCGCCAAGAACAAGCATCAGCAGCAGTTCCAGGCATCCGGCAAGGCGATCAATGCCAAGGTGCGGCTGTTCGGGCGCATCGGCCAGGCGCTGATCGAGGCCAAGCAAGCGGGCCGCGATCCGTTCGCCGCCATCGAGGCCGTCATGTCCTGGGATGCTTTCGCCGAGAGCGTCACCGAAGCGCAGCGGCTCGCGCAACCCGAGGACTTCGATTTCCTGCACCGCATCGGCGAGAGCTACGCCACGCTGCGCCGCTACGCGCCGGAATTTCTCGACGTGCTCAAGTTGCGGGCCGCGCCCGCCGCCAAGGACGTACTCGACGCCATCGAGGTGCTGCGCAGCATGAACAGCGACAACGCCCGCAAGGTGCCCACCGACGCGCCGACCGAGTTCATCAAGCCGCGCTGGCAGAAGCTGGTGATGACCGACACCGGCATCGACCGGCGCTACTACGAACTGTGCGCGCTGTCGGAGCTGAAGAACGCGCTGCGCTCCGGCGACATCTGGGTGCAAGGCTCGCGCCAGTTCAAGGACTTCGAGGACTACCTGGTGCCGCCCGCGAAATTCGCCAGCCTCAAGCAGGCCAGCGAATTGCCGCTGGCCGTGGCCACCGATTGCGACCAGTACCTGCATGACCGGCTGACGCTGCTGGAAACGCAGCTCGCCACCGTCAACCGCATGGCGCTGGCCAACGAGCTGCCGGACGCCATCATCACGGAGTCGGGCCTGAAGATCACGCCGCTCGATGCGGCGGTGCCCGATACCGCACAGGCCCTGATCGACCAGACGGCGATGATCCTACCGCACGTCAAGATCACCGAATTGCTGCTGGAGGTAGACGAATGGACGGGCTTCACCCGGCACTTCGCCCACCTGAAGTCAGGCGACCTGGCCAAGGACAAAAACCTGTTGCTGACCACGATCCTCGCCGACGCGATCAACCTGGGCCTGACCAAGATGGCGGAATCGTGCCCCGGCACGACCTACGCCAAGCTGGCCTGGCTGCAAGCCTGGCACATCCGCGACGAAACCTACGGGGCGGCACTGGCCGAGCTGGTCAACGCGCAGTTCCGACATCCCTTCGCCGAGCATTGGGGCGACGGCACCACGTCATCGTCGGACGGCCAGAACTTCCGCACCGGCAGCAAGGCCGAGAGCACCGGCCACATCAATCCGAAATACGGCAGCAGCCCAGGGCGGACGTTCTACACCCATATCTCCGACCAGTACGCGCCGTTCCACACCAAGGTCGTGAACGTCGGCGTGCGCGACTCGACCTACGTGCTCGACGGCCTGCTGTATCACGAATCCGACCTGCGGATCGAGGAGCACTACACCGACACGGCAGGGTTCACGGACCACGTCTTCGCGTTGATGCACCTGCTGGGCTTCCGCTTCGCCCCGCGCATTCGTGACCTGGGCGACACCAAGCTCTACATCCCGAAGGGCGATGC
The nucleotide sequence above comes from Xanthobacter flavus. Encoded proteins:
- a CDS encoding recombinase family protein, which translates into the protein MLIGYARVSTQDQNLELQREALSKAGCKKVFEDKVSGTRADRPGLAKTLEMLREGDTLVVWKLDRLGRSVKQLVDLVGDLHKHGVQFRSLTDSIDTGTPSGRFFFHVMASLAEMERELTVERTRAGLEVAKQLGRKGGRKPKMTDSKIESAKKLLASGVPPKDVAKNLGVSIPTLYRWVPASTHA
- a CDS encoding cupin domain-containing protein, with protein sequence MTVESRIFSVAEYVQPSEGEPIRSVVLETRDSIIVVWHVHPGQEIAAHIHPHGQDTWTVLSGMADYFQGNGIVRALREGEIAVARPGQVHGARNTGTEPFVFVSVVASANAGFVLAER
- a CDS encoding HepT-like ribonuclease domain-containing protein, with amino-acid sequence MSENRLPDYLDHIQQAATDARSFVEGMAKDDFLADKRTQQAVIMSLIVIGEAATKVMDGYVEFTQAHADVPWRSMRNMRNRMAHGYFDINLDVVWETVQEWLPALLQQLPAVRQDADDEDRNDKGMEP
- a CDS encoding nucleotidyltransferase family protein encodes the protein MRPSVVLDMKRSAVREAVGRFRAANPRVFGSVLHGTDRDGSDLDLLVDALPGATLLDLGDLEEELKSLLGVDVDLLTPGDLPPKFRAKVLAEAQPI
- a CDS encoding Tn3-like element ISPa38 family transposase codes for the protein MPRRSILSAAERESLLALPDTKDELIRHYTFSESDLSIIRQRRGPANRLGFAVQLCYLRFPGVILGADEPPFPPLLRLVANQLKVGIESWDEYGQREQTRREHLVELQTVFGFQPFTIGHYRQAVQLLTELAMQTDKGIVLARALIEHLRRQSVIVPALNAVERASAEAITRANRRLYDALAEPLTDVHRRRLDDLLKRRDNGKTTWLAWLRQSPVKPNSRHMLEHIERLKAWQALDLPSGIERLVHQNRLLKIAREGGQMTPADLAKFEPQRRYATLVALAIEGMATVTDEIIDLHDRILGKLFNAAKNKHQQQFQASGKAINAKVRLFGRIGQALIEAKQAGRDPFAAIEAVMSWDAFAESVTEAQRLAQPEDFDFLHRIGESYATLRRYAPEFLDVLKLRAAPAAKDVLDAIEVLRSMNSDNARKVPTDAPTEFIKPRWQKLVMTDTGIDRRYYELCALSELKNALRSGDIWVQGSRQFKDFEDYLVPPAKFASLKQASELPLAVATDCDQYLHDRLTLLETQLATVNRMALANELPDAIITESGLKITPLDAAVPDTAQALIDQTAMILPHVKITELLLEVDEWTGFTRHFAHLKSGDLAKDKNLLLTTILADAINLGLTKMAESCPGTTYAKLAWLQAWHIRDETYGAALAELVNAQFRHPFAEHWGDGTTSSSDGQNFRTGSKAESTGHINPKYGSSPGRTFYTHISDQYAPFHTKVVNVGVRDSTYVLDGLLYHESDLRIEEHYTDTAGFTDHVFALMHLLGFRFAPRIRDLGDTKLYIPKGDATYEALKPMIGGTLNIKHVRAHWDEILRMATSIKQGTATASLMLRKLGSYPRQNGLAVALRELGRIERTLFILDWLQSVELRRRVHAGLNKGEARNALARAVFFNRLGEIRDRSFEQQRYRASGLNLVTAAIVLWNTVYLERAANALRGHGQAVDDGLLQYLSPLGWEHINLTGDYLWRSSAKIGAGKFRPLRPLQPA